Proteins encoded by one window of Bradyrhizobium sp. B097:
- a CDS encoding lysozyme inhibitor LprI family protein, with the protein MKSALTTGVCRLGRLVAAIFIIATSSAWAGDQGDPEQSCDGNTYQMVECLKAKTAQWDKRMNVAYQQALKDAAGDKQREQLRTAQRLWIQYRDANCLYYDLGEGTIARLDAGECMRSMTEIRAKELENLGHQ; encoded by the coding sequence ATGAAATCGGCTCTCACGACAGGCGTGTGCAGGCTCGGGCGCTTGGTTGCGGCCATTTTCATCATCGCCACCTCGTCAGCCTGGGCCGGCGATCAGGGCGATCCCGAACAGTCCTGCGACGGCAATACCTACCAGATGGTCGAGTGCCTCAAGGCCAAGACCGCGCAATGGGACAAGCGGATGAACGTCGCCTATCAGCAGGCGCTGAAGGATGCCGCCGGCGACAAGCAGCGCGAACAACTGCGCACCGCGCAACGGTTATGGATCCAGTACCGTGACGCGAATTGCCTGTATTACGACCTCGGCGAGGGCACCATCGCCCGCCTCGACGCCGGCGAATGCATGCGCAGCATGACCGAAATCCGTGCCAAGGAACTGGAGAATCTCGGCCATCAGTGA
- a CDS encoding TetR/AcrR family transcriptional regulator: protein MRRPAKKPPIGRRPAKPRPAVATRAPAAKPYHHGDLRRVLIDAAMQLVGEGGPEAVSVREAARRAGVSPGAPFRHFPSRDALMNAVAEEAQRRFRAEIETALADAPPGDPLGRFRCLGIAYLHWAIKNPTHFEIISSRRFFDHDRSTGVSSDNAELIGLTERTLAEAFSAGQLAARDLKQVQIAGRALVYGFARMHVDGHLPRWGVGEAEAEQMAVDIVDLFIAGIARAAAKV from the coding sequence ATGCGCCGCCCAGCCAAGAAGCCGCCGATCGGGCGCCGGCCCGCCAAGCCGCGTCCGGCCGTCGCGACGCGGGCGCCGGCGGCCAAGCCGTATCACCACGGCGACCTCCGCCGGGTGCTGATCGATGCGGCCATGCAGCTGGTCGGCGAGGGCGGGCCGGAGGCGGTCAGCGTCCGCGAGGCCGCCCGCCGTGCCGGGGTTTCGCCGGGGGCGCCGTTCCGGCATTTCCCGAGCCGGGATGCCCTGATGAATGCGGTGGCCGAGGAGGCGCAGCGCCGCTTCCGCGCCGAGATTGAGACGGCGCTGGCCGATGCGCCGCCAGGCGATCCGCTCGGCCGCTTCCGCTGCCTCGGGATCGCCTACCTGCACTGGGCGATCAAGAACCCGACCCATTTCGAGATCATCTCCAGCCGCCGCTTTTTCGACCACGACCGCTCGACCGGCGTTTCCAGCGACAATGCGGAGTTGATCGGCCTGACCGAGCGCACGCTGGCGGAGGCCTTTTCAGCCGGTCAGCTCGCGGCGCGCGACCTGAAGCAGGTCCAGATCGCCGGCCGCGCCCTGGTCTATGGTTTTGCGCGGATGCATGTCGACGGCCATTTGCCGCGCTGGGGCGTTGGCGAAGCGGAGGCCGAGCAGATGGCCGTTGATATCGTCGACCTCTTCATCGCCGGCATTGCAAGGGCTGCGGCGAAGGTCTGA